The DNA segment GACGACGAGCCTGACCGGTTCGCTGAACCTCGCCTTCTGCCTCAGCAACCACTGTGTCGCACGTGGACTGTCGGCATAGGCTTCCAATGCCTGATCAAGCAGCGACCAGGTCAGGTCGGCGATTCTCACGCCGTGAGCCCTCGCGCGGCGGTCGGGGCCAGCGCCCTCGCCCTTCGGTGCAGCAGATCGAGCTCTTCAAGACCGCGCGTGGCTTCGCGGGCCTTGTTTCCCCGCTCCGTCGTCTCGGTGTCGATCACCTGCTTGATCCGCTGCGCGGTCTCGGTGATCTCCGCCCGCAGGTCCTGCGCGAGCGCCGTGCACCTGTCCCTCAGCTCGCGATGGATCTTCCTGACGGTGTCCTTGCTTTCCTTGCCATAGGTCAGGAAAAAGTCGTCCACGTAGCGGTGAGCCGTCGTCTTGGCCGTAGCCTGCCTGCGTTTGAGCCGGTTGCCGCGCTCTTCGAAGACGCTCTTGGCGCCGAAAGCGGCACCGGCGCCAAGCGAGATCGGGTTGATCAACGGCATCCCGGCGAGTGTCGTCGCCAATCCGAACATCAGCAATCCACTGTAGGAACCGCGCATGCCGACGAACAACTTCTGACCGATGCCGAATCGCTCCACATTGGGCATCCGGAGATTGCCGACATGGTCACGAGGACCACCGGCCAGCAACGATTCCGGGATCGCGTCGTCGCGGGGAGCCACCTGCCTCGCGAGTTTGCGCGCGATCCATTCGAACCGGTCGAGCAACCACGCCGAGTTCGTCTCGGCGACCGAGGTCAGGTTGACCTTCAGCCAGGCACCGAACTCGTCCCAGTCCTTGGCCGGATCCGCGACGTCGAAGTATTCGTCGGCCTCCCGCAGGATCTGCCGCGTTCGCTCCCGCAGATCGAAGTCGAGGTCGGCGGTCAGATCGGCGACCTCGTCGGCGAGCACCGTCTGCCAGCGCGCCGCCTCCCGCTGCAACTCCTCCGCCTTGCGCCCAGCGGCTCTCCACCTCGCCGTCAGTTCCTCGGTGCTTCCCTGCCTCAACTCTTCGAGGGTGTGCCGCAGCGGGACCACTAGTTGCCGCACGGTGCCGTCGATCAGCGCGGAGACCGAACGCCTTCGCAGCAACTCGACGTGCCCCATCAAGTCCTGGTGCAGATAGCGAACCAGTGCGCCGTAACCCGATTCCTCGTTGAGTTTCGCGTCCCCCGTGCGCGCTGCCGCGAGCCGCAGTGTCGCCGAGACGGGCAGGACGGCGGCGGGAAGCCCGTCGCGGGCGAGCCGTGCCTTGTTTCGTTCGGCGACGGCCCGCCAATCGGGAACGAGATCGATCTTGGTGAGTACGACCATCACGGTGGGGCACGACCGCAGCACCGCGCCGAGCAGTTCGAGTTCGGTTCCGCTGAGTTCCCTCGTCGCGTCGGTGACCAGGAGAACGGCATCCGCTTGGGGGAGCGCCGCGAGCGTGTTGGCGACGTGCCGGGTCGCCGAAGGGCCGAACGGCGGAGTGTCGACGAGGGTGAGGCCGGTGCGCAGCAACTCCCTCGGCAGGCCGATCTCGACTCTGGCGACATCGGCGGCCCTGTTGGCGAGCGCCGTCGCGGATTCGACCTCGGTCGCCGATCTGCCTGGTCCTTCGATGGCGAGCACCGGGTCCGCTGATCCCGCCGAGACGAGGTCGGCCACCGGCTTCTCCGCGTGGGCGATCACCGCGGGCACCGCCGTCGTGACGTCGTCGCCCACCGCGCACACGGGGGCGTTGAGAAGTCCGTTGATGAGCTGACTCTTGCCCTTGCCCGATTCGCCGACGACAAGGGCACGCACGGTGGGGCCGGACAGTTCGGCGCGGCGAGTGGTGAGCCGCCCCGCCAGGTCCTGCCTTTCGTGCGTGGCACACGCCTGGATGGCCTCATCCAGGAGATCGATGCACGGCGTTTTCATCGACGGACAGTGTGCCTCGCTCACTCTCCGCAACGAAGGCTGGGCTCGTGATATTCACGAGCCCAGCCTGTTATCGCTCCGAGATCAACCGGTTATCAGTGGCCAAGCGGCAGGTCGCCGACACCGGGAGCGTCGACGGGCGCGTTGAGATTCGGCTGCGGAAGGTCACCAAGCGGGCTGCCGTCCACGACGTCGGACACCGGGCTGTCGTGCAGGGCGCCACCGAGGTCGTCCCGCACATCCGGCGTTTCCGGCAGCGGGTTGGCGACCGGCAGCTCCGGCAGCGCGGAGTCGAGCCCGGAAGGCAGGTCGACCGGCAGGTCCGACGGCACGTCGGCCGGGATGTCGGCCGGCAGGTCCGCGTTGACGGGCAGGTTGCCCGCGACCTCGGTGACGGCGGCCGTCGGGTCGCTCGGCAGGTGCTCCGGCGTGTGCACGGGGGCCACGGCGGGAACCGGAGCCTCGGTCGGCAGCGAGTCGACGTACTCCGCCCCGGAAACCTCCGAGGGAACGAGCCCGTTCAGCGAAGCCTCGTCCGCGGTCATGTAGGTGGCCAGCGTGCTGGCAGCGGCCTCGCTGCTACGCCCGATGGTCTCCGTGTCGAAGACACCGGCAAGGTCACCCGTGGTGTAGAGGTCGGGAACCTCGGGGGCGGTCGGCGTGCCGTCGAGCTCGACCCCGTAGGTGCCGAACGGCGAGTGCAGCGAACCGCCCGCGGCCATGGCGTCGACGCTGCCGGCGCCGCTCGTCTCGACACCGAGGGTCTCGTCGCCGAGCATCGCGCCGGAGGCGACGCCGTGGGGGCTGGCCGCGCCGAACGCGCCGAACTCGCCCTGGGCGGTGTCGAAGCCGAGGTCGCCCGTCACGGACTGGGGGCTGACGTCGGCGACGCCACCACCGGTGATCAGGTCGTTGTCGAGCCGCGCCGTGCCACCGGTGGAGCCCTCCAGCCCGCTGCCACCAACCGCGGTGACGTCACCGAGAACGGACTCGTTGCTGGTGCCGAGGTTCAGTCCCTCGGTGCCGAGCTGACCGGTGGTCTCGCCCGCGCCGAAAGCACTTGCCCAGCCG comes from the Prauserella marina genome and includes:
- a CDS encoding dynamin family protein codes for the protein MKTPCIDLLDEAIQACATHERQDLAGRLTTRRAELSGPTVRALVVGESGKGKSQLINGLLNAPVCAVGDDVTTAVPAVIAHAEKPVADLVSAGSADPVLAIEGPGRSATEVESATALANRAADVARVEIGLPRELLRTGLTLVDTPPFGPSATRHVANTLAALPQADAVLLVTDATRELSGTELELLGAVLRSCPTVMVVLTKIDLVPDWRAVAERNKARLARDGLPAAVLPVSATLRLAAARTGDAKLNEESGYGALVRYLHQDLMGHVELLRRRSVSALIDGTVRQLVVPLRHTLEELRQGSTEELTARWRAAGRKAEELQREAARWQTVLADEVADLTADLDFDLRERTRQILREADEYFDVADPAKDWDEFGAWLKVNLTSVAETNSAWLLDRFEWIARKLARQVAPRDDAIPESLLAGGPRDHVGNLRMPNVERFGIGQKLFVGMRGSYSGLLMFGLATTLAGMPLINPISLGAGAAFGAKSVFEERGNRLKRRQATAKTTAHRYVDDFFLTYGKESKDTVRKIHRELRDRCTALAQDLRAEITETAQRIKQVIDTETTERGNKAREATRGLEELDLLHRRARALAPTAARGLTA
- a CDS encoding IniB N-terminal domain-containing protein; amino-acid sequence: MAIQEQTLHGFVQNLLNDATARADFISDPESALSGAGLGDITALDVSEVLPLVTEYGGAEGVGSLASGLDDLSLDADTLDGAIAQLKGVADAASQARSETLLDDATNLGTAGFDTTTTDGAFTGTGHVVNDQAAALGSVTAGEQGGAFDSALASDFGNVAGVGEAGLDGATGALGWASAFGAGETTGQLGTEGLNLGTSNESVLGDVTAVGGSGLEGSTGGTARLDNDLITGGGVADVSPQSVTGDLGFDTAQGEFGAFGAASPHGVASGAMLGDETLGVETSGAGSVDAMAAGGSLHSPFGTYGVELDGTPTAPEVPDLYTTGDLAGVFDTETIGRSSEAAASTLATYMTADEASLNGLVPSEVSGAEYVDSLPTEAPVPAVAPVHTPEHLPSDPTAAVTEVAGNLPVNADLPADIPADVPSDLPVDLPSGLDSALPELPVANPLPETPDVRDDLGGALHDSPVSDVVDGSPLGDLPQPNLNAPVDAPGVGDLPLGH